A part of Escherichia marmotae genomic DNA contains:
- a CDS encoding tyrosine-type recombinase/integrase: MKYPTGVENHGGKLRIWFVYKGVRVRENLGVPDTAKNRRVAGELRASVCYAIKTGVFDYAKQFPSSRNLEKFGETRQDLTIKELAEKFLALKETEVAKTSLNTYRAVIKNILSIIGEKNLASSINKEKLLEVRKELLTGYQIPKSNYIVTQPGRSAVTVNNYMTNLNAVFQFGVDNGYLADNPFKGISPLKESRTIPDPLSREEFIRLIDACRNQQAKNLWCVSVYTGVRPGELCALGWEDIDLKNGTMMIRRNLAKDRFTVPKTQAGTNRVIHLIKPAIDALRSQMTLTRLSKEHIIDVHLREYGRTEKHKCTFVFQPEVSARVKNYGDHFTVDSIRQMWDAAIKRAGLRHRKSYQSRHTYACWSLTAGANPAFIANQMGHADAQMVFQVYGKWMSENNNAQVALLNTQLSEFAPTMPHNEAMKN; the protein is encoded by the coding sequence ATGAAATATCCGACAGGCGTGGAAAACCATGGAGGGAAATTACGTATCTGGTTTGTTTATAAAGGCGTAAGAGTCAGGGAAAACCTGGGGGTTCCTGACACAGCAAAAAACAGGCGCGTTGCAGGTGAGCTACGCGCCTCTGTTTGTTACGCAATAAAAACTGGTGTTTTCGACTATGCAAAACAGTTTCCCTCCTCACGCAATCTGGAAAAATTTGGTGAGACCCGACAAGATTTAACCATAAAAGAACTGGCTGAAAAATTTCTGGCACTGAAAGAAACTGAAGTCGCAAAAACATCACTCAACACATACCGTGCCGTCATCAAAAATATCCTGAGCATAATCGGTGAAAAAAATCTTGCCTCATCGATTAATAAAGAAAAATTACTGGAGGTTCGTAAAGAGCTACTGACTGGATACCAGATCCCCAAAAGTAACTATATTGTTACACAACCAGGGAGATCGGCTGTAACTGTAAATAATTACATGACAAATCTTAACGCCGTGTTCCAGTTTGGTGTTGATAACGGTTACCTGGCAGATAACCCGTTTAAGGGGATCTCGCCATTAAAGGAATCAAGAACCATTCCGGATCCTCTTTCGCGGGAGGAATTCATCCGTCTTATCGATGCGTGCAGAAATCAGCAAGCCAAAAATTTATGGTGTGTTTCTGTTTATACTGGCGTTCGCCCTGGTGAGCTGTGTGCACTTGGATGGGAGGACATAGATCTGAAAAATGGAACAATGATGATCAGGAGAAATTTAGCAAAAGACCGTTTCACGGTACCAAAAACACAGGCGGGAACCAATCGGGTCATTCATCTTATTAAGCCAGCAATCGACGCTCTCCGGAGTCAGATGACATTAACGAGACTGAGCAAAGAGCATATCATTGATGTTCACCTCAGAGAGTATGGCAGAACAGAAAAACATAAATGCACCTTTGTTTTTCAACCTGAAGTGTCAGCGAGAGTAAAAAATTATGGTGACCATTTTACCGTTGACTCAATAAGGCAGATGTGGGACGCAGCGATAAAACGTGCCGGACTCCGCCATCGAAAATCATATCAGTCGAGACATACTTATGCCTGCTGGTCGCTGACAGCTGGTGCTAACCCGGCATTTATAGCAAACCAGATGGGCCATGCAGATGCGCAAATGGTATTTCAGGTATACGGAAAATGGATGTCTGAAAACAATAATGCACAGGTAGCTTTGTTAAATACACAGTTAAGCGAGTTTGCCCCAACCATGCCCCATAACGAAGCAATGAAAAATTAA
- a CDS encoding excisionase family protein: MSEVIMIVSPGKWVSEEQLIALKGIKKGTLKKAREKSFMEGREYKHVAHDGMPWDNSPCFYNLEEIDRWIERQASARPRRHLT; encoded by the coding sequence ATGAGCGAAGTAATCATGATTGTCTCTCCCGGCAAATGGGTATCCGAAGAGCAGTTAATTGCGCTGAAAGGAATAAAAAAAGGTACGTTAAAAAAGGCCCGGGAAAAATCGTTTATGGAAGGAAGGGAATATAAGCATGTCGCTCATGACGGTATGCCATGGGATAACAGTCCATGCTTTTACAACCTGGAAGAAATTGATCGCTGGATTGAGCGCCAGGCATCAGCAAGACCAAGACGTCATCTTACTTGA